Below is a genomic region from Gemmatimonadota bacterium.
TTCGATGCCGACGGTCCTTCGCGTGACCCTCACTTGTTGGCCGGCGCGCCCCACCCCCCATCCCTCGACGAGGTAGTGGGCCTCCGGCGCGACGTCGGCCACGGCCGAGCGGGCGCTTTCGGCCCCGAAGCTCTCCGCGGACACCGCGAAGTAGTAAGTGGTGCCATTGGTCAGCCCCCGGGCCACGTATTCCAGGGCTGTCGGGAAGGGCCCCGCGATCTTCACGAGACTCTGTGGCGATGTCCCCTGGAAGACGTTGAAGGCGTGCCCCTGGTTGGGCAGGTACACGACATCGTCCCAGGTGAGCAAGACTTCTTCATCCCCGGCCTGGACCATGAGACCGCCGGGAGTCGGTGGGGCATTCGGATTGATCGAGAGCAGGGGCTCGTCGCACCCCGTCGCGAGGAGGGCGATCCCCACGAAGGGGGCGGGGGCCCACCGGCGCCGACCCGGCCGGCGCGGGGCGGCGGTCTCGGTCGGAATTCGCTTCGTCCCTTCCATGGCTTCTCCGGCGCTCGGCGCAAATCAGGGGAATCGGGAGCCGGATCCTGGAGGGACCTCGAGCAGTGAGGGCCTTCCCCTCCTAGCCGGCGCTCCCGTGGCACTTCTTGTACTTCTTCCCGCTCCCGCACGGGCACGGGTCGTTTCGTCCGGGCTCCGCCGTGGCCGTCACGGGAAGCTGCGGGCGCGCCTCGCCCCGGTTCGTCTGGAGCCGCGCCGGATCGTCGGGCCCCATGGCCCTCGCGGTCGCGGCGACCCCCACCGAATCGAGCCGGACCGCACCACCCCGCCCTCCCCTCGCGGCCGTGCCGGTGACCCCCGTGTCCGGGGCCGCATCCGGTCCCGTGTATTGGAGCCGCTGCGGGACGCGGCCCCGAACCGGCGGGGGTTGTCCGAGCTGCGCCCGGTAAAAGAGGCTCGTGACGGTCTTTCGGATGTCCGTCATGAGGTCCACGAACATGTCGTAGGCCTCTTTTTTGTACTCGACGAGGGGATCCTTCTGTCCCCAGCCGCGGAAGCTGATGGAGGCCTTGAGCGAGTCGAGATCGAAGAGATGGTCCTTCCACTTGTCGTCGAGGACCGAAAGGAGGATCCATCCCTCCAGCTTCTCGGCATGTTCGCCGAAGCTCTGGAGCTTCGCCTCGAACTGCTCGCGGGCCGCCGTGAGGACGGCCTCGCGGACCTCCTCCGCATCCACGAAGTCCCCTACGCTTCCTTCCTGGTCGGGGAGGACAGGCACCTGAAGGAGGAAATCGGTCAGAAGCCGGCGCCGGAGGGCGGCGAGCTCCCAACTCTCCGGGTGCGAGCCGTCGGCCGCGTATTCGTCCACCACGGCTTCGATCGCCGTATCGATCATCTCCCAGATTTCGCCGACGAGATCCCCGCCGCCTTCGAGCGCGAAGAGGCGGAGGTCGTAGATGACCTCGCGCTGCTGGTTCATCACGTCGTCGTAATCGAGCAGTCGCTTCCGGGCCTCGAAGTTGTTCCCCTCGACCCGCTTCTGCGCCCGCTCGATGGACCGGGTGACGAGGCCGTGGGTGATCACTTCCCCCTCTTCCGCGCCCATCTTCTCCATCGCCGACGCGATTCGCTCCGACCCGAAGAGACGCATGAGGTCGTCTTCGAGGGAGAGGAAGAACTGGCTCGCGCCCGGATCGCCCTGGCGTCCAGCTCGTCCACGGAGCTGCCGGTCGATCCGGCGGGACTCGTGCCGCTCCGACCCCAGGATGTGGAGCCCGCCCATCTCGATCTCGAAGTCGTCCGGCTTCTCGGTGAGATCGGCCCAGAGGTTGGGATCCACCGGAGCGAGCTCTTCGAGATCGAGACCGCGCGCCTTCGCCCAACCGACGGTGCGCGATTCGACCACCCCCTTCCCCAGCTTGATGTCGGTTCCGCGGCCCGCCATGTTGGTGGCGATCGTGACCGCGCTCGGGCGCCCGGCCTCCGCCACGATGTCCGCTTCGCGCTTGTGCTGCTTCGCGTTCAGGACGTTGTGCGTGATGCCGCGCCGCTTCAGCATCCGCGACATGGTCTCGGACACCTCGACGTTGGTCGTCCCCACCAGGACGGGAAGCTCCATCTTGTTGAGGCGCACCACCTCGTCCATCAGGGCGTTGTACTTCTCCCTCTTCGTCTTGAAGATGAGGTCATTGCGGTCGTCCCGGATCACGGGGCGATTGGTGGGAATCACGAGAACGTCCAGAGTGTAGATCTGGTGGAATTCGTTCTCTTCGGTTTCCGCCGTACCCGTCATCCCCGCGAGCTTGTCGTACATCCGGAAGTAGTTCTGGATCGTGACGGTGGCGAGCGTCTGGGTCTCCCCGCGAACTTCGACTCCCTCCTTCGCCTCCACCGCCTGGTGTAGCCCGTCGCTCCACCGGCGGCCGACCATCTGGCGGCCCGTGAACTCGTCCACGATCACGACCTGTCCGTCCTCCCCGATGATGTACTGCTCGTCCTTCTGAAAGAGGGCGTACGCTTTGAGGAGCTGGTGGATGACGTGCATCCGTTCGCTCTTGCTCGCGTACTCCGCCTCCAACTTGGCGATGCTGTCGCGTTTTTCGCCGGCGGTGAGATCTTCGTCCTCCTGGATCCGCCCGATTGCCTCCGAAAGGTCCGGAATGAGGAAGGCGTCCGCGTCGTCCGGGCTCAGCTGGTCTATCCCCCGGTCCGAGAGGTGGACGTTGTGTCCCTTCTCGTCCATCGCGAAGAGAAGGTATTCGTCCAGCTCGTGGAGCCGTTTCTCGCGCATGAGGTCGGCCTCGGCCTTCTGCACGAGCATCTGGAGGGACGGGTCGTCCGAAAACATCTTGACGAGCCGCCGGTGCTTCGGTGTTCCGCGCTTCACGGAGAGAAGGTTTTGCGAGGCCGTCCATTCGTCCCCCGCCTCTAGCGCGGTTTCAGCGTCCGCGATCAGCTTCGAGGCGATCTCCATTTGCTCACGGTAGAGCTTCCCCACGAGGGGTTGGAACTGGCGATAGACCGTCTCCGTGTTCCGGCTCGCCGGGCCCGAGATGATGAGCGGAGTTCGCGCTTCGTCAATGAGGATGGAGTCCACTTCGTCGATGATCGCGTACCGGTGCCCGCGCTGGACCCGCCGGTCCAGCGAATGGACCATGTTGTCGCGGAGATAGTCGAAGCCGTATTCGTTGTTCGTTCCGTAGGTGATGTCGGCGCGATACGCGCCGCGCCGCTCTTCGCTCCCTGGCTGGTGAAGGTCTATGACCCCGACCTCCATGCCCAGCACCCGGTAGACGTTCCCCATCCACTGGGCGTCGCGCTCGGCCAGGTAGGAGTTCACCGTGACGAGGTGGGAGCCTCGGCCCGCGAGCGCGTTCAGGTACAGCGGCATCGTGGCGGCGAGGGTCTTTCCCTCCCCCGTCGCCATCTCGGTCGCGGTTCCCTGGTGGAGCGCGATCGCGCCGACGAGCTGCACATCGTAGGGGACCATGTCCCAGACGAGCGGTTGCCCGGTGACCACGACCTCCCGGCCGACCAGCCTCCGGCACGCCGCCTTGACCGCCGCGAACGCTTCGGGGAGGAGCTCGTCGAGCGCCGCATCGAGCGTGTCGTTCAGCTCGGCGTCGAGCTCCTGGATGCGCACGGCGAGGGCTTCCCGCTCGGCCAGGTCCGACGATTGGGCTTTTTCATGGCGGGCCGCGCGGAGCTGCTCCTCGACGGAGGCGGTCCGCTCGGCGACGTAGGCGCGAAACTCCGCGGTCTTTCCCTGGAGCTCGTCGTCGGAGAGGGCGGAAAACTCCTCGGCGAGCTGGTTGATCTCGTCCACGAGCGGCTGGAGCTTGCGCACCTCCCGCTCGTGCTGGGAGCCGACGACCTTCTTTAAAAGCGACTTTAGGTTCATAACCCTTGAAAGTTACCGCTGGCCCCCCTTTCCCGGCAGGGCAACGCCTTTGATGCCCGGGCGGCGGGGCCTTCGTCCTTCAACGGTACAGCGACTTCGCCTCGATGATCCGCCCCACGGGGTCGGGCACGAGGAAGCGGATGGAGCGGCGGGCGCGAACCCGCTCGCGCACCAGTGTGGAGGACACGTCCAACCGCGTGACCGGGATCTCGAGGAAGGCCGGAGGTGGCCCGTCCCCGAGTTCCGGGAGGCTTTCCGAGGGGCGCTCGCCGTCCCTGGTGAGAACCGCGATCCGGGCCAGGCGCACGATCTCGCGCGGTTCCTTCCAGCGTCCGAAGGCCCGCCACTGGTCCACCCCGAGGATGAGCGTGATCTCCGTGTCCGGCTCGGAGGTGGCCATCTCGGCGAGGGTGTCCACGGTGTACGAGGGAGCCGAACGCCGAAGCTCGAGATCGCTCACCCTGAGGCGGGGGTATCCCTCGACCGCGCCCCGTACCATGTCCAGGCGCACTTCCGCGGGAGTCAGCGTTGCGTCCGGCTTGTGGGGAGAGCGGAGCGCCGGAACGAAAATGAGGAGGTCGAGTTCCAGAGTCTCGAGCGCTTCGATTCCCGTGACGAGGTGACCGACGTGGATCGGGTCGTAGGTCCCCCCGAAGACTCCGGCCTTCCGAGGCCGCTGGCCCACCGGCATCCCGGTCAGAGCCCCGCGGACGGGTCCTCGTCCCCAAGCTCCCGCTGGAGCTCGAGGGCCGCGTCCGATGCGGGATACAGGCGGAGGAGCCGCGCCGCCTCGTCCTCGGCCTCGGCATCCCATCCCAACTCGCGGTACGCCCGGACCATCGCGAGGAGCGCCCGCGGAGCCCAGGGCGTATCGGGATAGGTGTCCACCACCGCTTCGTAGATGAGGATCGCGGAGTCGAGACCGCCACGCTGGTGATATTGGCGCCCCTCCTCGTACTCCTTTTCAGCCAGCTTCCGCCACATCTCATCCCCGATGGCCTGGGCTTCCTCGGCCACGTTGAGACCGCGGAACTGGAGCGCAGTCTCGGAGCAAGCCTGGATCGCCTCGCGCGTGTAGGTCTGGTCCCTCGCCGGGATCGGCGAGAGCTCGGCGTATGCCCGACAGATCCCGAGCGAGGCCTCCGGCGCCAACCCGTGGCCCGGGTGCTGCTGGAGAAAGGTTTCGTACTCTGCCGCCGCGGTGATGAACTCCTCACGCGCCGCGTGGGCGCGGGCCGTATAGATGCGGGCCTCGGGATTGCGCGGGTGACCGGGCGACTCCCGGACCAGGAGGCCGAAGGCCTCGATGGCG
It encodes:
- the nadD gene encoding nicotinate-nucleotide adenylyltransferase encodes the protein MGQRPRKAGVFGGTYDPIHVGHLVTGIEALETLELDLLIFVPALRSPHKPDATLTPAEVRLDMVRGAVEGYPRLRVSDLELRRSAPSYTVDTLAEMATSEPDTEITLILGVDQWRAFGRWKEPREIVRLARIAVLTRDGERPSESLPELGDGPPPAFLEIPVTRLDVSSTLVRERVRARRSIRFLVPDPVGRIIEAKSLYR
- a CDS encoding fibronectin type III domain-containing protein; its protein translation is MEGTKRIPTETAAPRRPGRRRWAPAPFVGIALLATGCDEPLLSINPNAPPTPGGLMVQAGDEEVLLTWDDVVYLPNQGHAFNVFQGTSPQSLVKIAGPFPTALEYVARGLTNGTTYYFAVSAESFGAESARSAVADVAPEAHYLVEGWGVGRAGQQVRVTRRTVGIEGAEVRVEGTSLTHIGDGVYAGDLADAPAAGTIMTVEAVVGESLVVGTGEIPLTPVLTAPADDATYSPDQLVPVAWELLDDPDGFQVRVCWDECAAFQTFTLTDGSARSFEFSPLGLPVDLFSEYTIEVLSHNLGSFTGPHESGSRMELPAASDPGGGRTVRLLP
- the secA gene encoding preprotein translocase subunit SecA, whose product is MNLKSLLKKVVGSQHEREVRKLQPLVDEINQLAEEFSALSDDELQGKTAEFRAYVAERTASVEEQLRAARHEKAQSSDLAEREALAVRIQELDAELNDTLDAALDELLPEAFAAVKAACRRLVGREVVVTGQPLVWDMVPYDVQLVGAIALHQGTATEMATGEGKTLAATMPLYLNALAGRGSHLVTVNSYLAERDAQWMGNVYRVLGMEVGVIDLHQPGSEERRGAYRADITYGTNNEYGFDYLRDNMVHSLDRRVQRGHRYAIIDEVDSILIDEARTPLIISGPASRNTETVYRQFQPLVGKLYREQMEIASKLIADAETALEAGDEWTASQNLLSVKRGTPKHRRLVKMFSDDPSLQMLVQKAEADLMREKRLHELDEYLLFAMDEKGHNVHLSDRGIDQLSPDDADAFLIPDLSEAIGRIQEDEDLTAGEKRDSIAKLEAEYASKSERMHVIHQLLKAYALFQKDEQYIIGEDGQVVIVDEFTGRQMVGRRWSDGLHQAVEAKEGVEVRGETQTLATVTIQNYFRMYDKLAGMTGTAETEENEFHQIYTLDVLVIPTNRPVIRDDRNDLIFKTKREKYNALMDEVVRLNKMELPVLVGTTNVEVSETMSRMLKRRGITHNVLNAKQHKREADIVAEAGRPSAVTIATNMAGRGTDIKLGKGVVESRTVGWAKARGLDLEELAPVDPNLWADLTEKPDDFEIEMGGLHILGSERHESRRIDRQLRGRAGRQGDPGASQFFLSLEDDLMRLFGSERIASAMEKMGAEEGEVITHGLVTRSIERAQKRVEGNNFEARKRLLDYDDVMNQQREVIYDLRLFALEGGGDLVGEIWEMIDTAIEAVVDEYAADGSHPESWELAALRRRLLTDFLLQVPVLPDQEGSVGDFVDAEEVREAVLTAAREQFEAKLQSFGEHAEKLEGWILLSVLDDKWKDHLFDLDSLKASISFRGWGQKDPLVEYKKEAYDMFVDLMTDIRKTVTSLFYRAQLGQPPPVRGRVPQRLQYTGPDAAPDTGVTGTAARGGRGGAVRLDSVGVAATARAMGPDDPARLQTNRGEARPQLPVTATAEPGRNDPCPCGSGKKYKKCHGSAG
- the bamD gene encoding outer membrane protein assembly factor BamD, producing the protein MSGSGGRKTPEVGRGPELGRVSPSGEGGLPVRVSPDAPTRRSSRGLSLFALAVVLLPLSCASAIRFAGLGAEELYSTGVAAFEEEDWDAAIEAFGLLVRESPGHPRNPEARIYTARAHAAREEFITAAAEYETFLQQHPGHGLAPEASLGICRAYAELSPIPARDQTYTREAIQACSETALQFRGLNVAEEAQAIGDEMWRKLAEKEYEEGRQYHQRGGLDSAILIYEAVVDTYPDTPWAPRALLAMVRAYRELGWDAEAEDEAARLLRLYPASDAALELQRELGDEDPSAGL